A window from Mycolicibacterium tokaiense encodes these proteins:
- a CDS encoding urea amidolyase associated protein UAAP2, giving the protein MTLTTGIVSDQTVAACAPWSTVLRPGQHLQIIDLEGNQAVDTLFYGVFPGTSTVDPAKRYSCQATVTAQGNIFLTTGSVLRATDGTPLVTIVADEVGNHDTLAGACSKESNTLRYGHHTVHQHACAENFLAEAAKYGMGKRDIVPNINFFMNVPVEADGTLGIVDGLSAPGKSLTVRAETDTLVLVSNCPQINNPCNGFNPTPVRMVTTAP; this is encoded by the coding sequence ATGACCCTGACCACCGGCATCGTCTCCGACCAGACCGTCGCGGCCTGCGCCCCGTGGTCGACCGTGCTGCGACCCGGCCAGCACCTGCAGATCATCGACCTGGAGGGCAACCAGGCGGTCGACACGCTGTTCTACGGCGTGTTCCCCGGCACCAGCACAGTGGACCCCGCCAAGCGGTACAGCTGCCAGGCCACCGTCACCGCGCAGGGCAACATCTTTCTCACCACCGGTTCGGTGCTGCGCGCCACCGACGGCACCCCGCTGGTGACGATCGTCGCCGACGAGGTGGGCAATCACGACACGTTGGCCGGCGCCTGCTCCAAGGAGTCCAACACCCTGCGCTACGGCCACCACACGGTGCACCAGCATGCGTGCGCCGAGAACTTCCTGGCCGAAGCCGCCAAATACGGTATGGGCAAACGGGATATCGTGCCCAACATCAACTTCTTCATGAACGTACCGGTGGAGGCCGATGGCACCCTCGGCATCGTCGACGGGCTGTCCGCGCCGGGGAAGTCGCTGACGGTGCGCGCCGAGACCGACACGCTGGTGCTGGTCTCCAACTGCCCGCAGATCAACAATCCCTGCAACGGCTTCAACCCGACCCCGGTGCGGATGGTGACCACCGCCCCATGA
- a CDS encoding DUF1989 domain-containing protein, translating to MSTASTDGARSHARSQAGGATMRIPATPAEVDSTRLTWAESVPAGSYTTRVLGRGSRLRLADPDGGAAANLLMFRADANWERLNVADTMKVPWQAYLSVGHPLLSDQGRVLATVVGDTSGHHDLVCGMTPAAQAAMLLAVAKHGMDVRDVAPSASFFQGARVGADGGLHFTGSAGPATYVDLLIHLPVVVALVNSAHPLDPAPATTALDVLAWRADADELSTPVNDDPEYLRALFNTESTWALARNSEGL from the coding sequence ATGAGCACCGCGTCGACCGACGGCGCACGATCGCACGCCCGGTCCCAGGCCGGCGGCGCCACCATGCGCATCCCCGCCACCCCGGCCGAGGTGGATTCCACCCGGCTGACCTGGGCTGAGAGCGTTCCTGCCGGGTCCTACACCACCCGGGTCCTGGGCCGCGGCAGCCGCCTGCGTCTGGCCGATCCCGACGGCGGCGCTGCGGCGAACCTGCTGATGTTCCGCGCCGACGCCAACTGGGAGCGCCTCAACGTCGCAGACACCATGAAGGTGCCGTGGCAGGCCTATCTGAGCGTCGGGCACCCCCTGCTCTCCGACCAGGGCCGGGTGCTCGCGACCGTGGTGGGCGACACCTCGGGTCATCACGACCTGGTGTGCGGCATGACGCCCGCCGCCCAGGCCGCCATGCTGCTGGCCGTCGCCAAACACGGCATGGACGTGCGCGACGTCGCCCCGTCCGCGTCCTTCTTCCAGGGCGCGCGGGTGGGCGCCGACGGCGGCCTGCACTTTACCGGATCCGCCGGGCCCGCAACGTATGTCGACCTGCTGATCCACCTGCCGGTCGTGGTGGCGCTGGTGAATTCGGCGCACCCACTGGACCCGGCGCCCGCCACCACCGCGCTCGACGTCCTGGCCTGGCGGGCCGACGCCGACGAACTGAGCACGCCGGTCAACGACGACCCCGAGTATCTGCGGGCGCTGTTCAACACCGAGAGCACCTGGGCCCTGGCCCGCAACAGTGAGGGACTGTGA
- a CDS encoding MFS transporter, protein MSTSFHLRPVALASSTATMSIAPSLLVAATAVQISADLHLDIGQVGLAVSGFYGATAVTTAALGRLVSRQGPRRSLMAVMTVNAAVLVILGLAQNIWVMAAALLAGGMANGAVHPASNVVLAEGVRGHLGLALGIKQSAMPAAGIAGGLAVPAIALTVGWRWAFAVAALVSCGLVVAAFCHRPDAGPARLHVDTEGVSGAAFPLRLLSLGVCCGAAAGTSLTVLLISGTVASGMLAPGQAGLLAAGCGTLAVLARIGLGRYGDRRPQRDPTVNAVALLFLCCVGGALMATGWPPLFVLGATLAAGLGFGWTGLVHLATMRAHADDPARATGTLMTGFATGSFLGPLVVAQVASQWGYRPVWISVAALALISALALAAVIRSGRRSLARTAG, encoded by the coding sequence TTGAGCACCAGCTTTCACCTGCGTCCGGTGGCACTGGCGTCGTCGACGGCCACCATGTCGATCGCCCCCTCGCTGTTGGTGGCTGCCACCGCGGTCCAGATTTCGGCGGATCTGCACCTCGACATCGGTCAGGTCGGTCTGGCGGTCTCGGGGTTCTACGGCGCCACCGCCGTCACCACCGCGGCGCTGGGTCGGCTGGTGTCCCGTCAGGGCCCGCGCCGCAGCCTGATGGCGGTGATGACGGTCAATGCCGCGGTGCTGGTGATCCTGGGCTTGGCGCAGAACATCTGGGTGATGGCGGCCGCGCTGCTGGCGGGAGGGATGGCCAACGGCGCGGTGCACCCCGCCAGCAACGTGGTGCTCGCGGAGGGTGTGCGGGGGCATCTCGGTCTGGCCCTGGGGATCAAGCAGTCGGCGATGCCGGCCGCCGGGATTGCCGGAGGTCTGGCCGTGCCGGCCATCGCCCTGACGGTGGGCTGGCGGTGGGCTTTTGCCGTCGCCGCCCTGGTGAGCTGCGGGCTGGTCGTGGCAGCGTTCTGTCACCGGCCCGACGCCGGTCCGGCCCGACTCCACGTCGACACCGAAGGTGTGTCCGGTGCAGCGTTTCCGCTGCGGCTCCTCAGCCTCGGCGTCTGTTGCGGAGCGGCCGCCGGGACCTCGTTGACGGTGCTGCTGATCTCCGGCACCGTGGCCTCGGGCATGCTGGCGCCCGGGCAGGCCGGCCTGCTGGCCGCAGGCTGCGGCACCCTGGCCGTGCTCGCGCGCATCGGCCTCGGCCGGTACGGCGACCGCCGCCCGCAGCGTGATCCGACGGTGAACGCCGTTGCCCTGCTGTTCCTCTGCTGCGTCGGCGGTGCCCTGATGGCAACGGGGTGGCCTCCGCTGTTCGTTCTCGGCGCGACGCTGGCAGCGGGACTGGGATTCGGGTGGACTGGGCTGGTCCATCTGGCCACCATGCGCGCACACGCCGACGACCCCGCCCGCGCCACCGGAACCCTGATGACGGGCTTTGCCACCGGATCGTTCCTGGGCCCGCTGGTAGTGGCGCAGGTGGCCTCGCAGTGGGGCTACCGGCCCGTGTGGATCAGCGTCGCGGCACTGGCGTTGATCAGCGCGCTGGCGCTGGCGGCCGTAATTCGCAGTGGCCGGCGCAGCCTGGCGCGCACTGCGGGTTAA
- a CDS encoding endonuclease domain-containing protein, whose amino-acid sequence MAEPFIGAEALAAGVMTRHRLRSRCRPVLPGVYVDNAVEPTLQVRTRAAWLWSKRQGIVGGPAASALLGAKWVDPGVDVDLYFASTRPPPGVRTHHDRLHTTEHERLRGMTVTTAARTAFDLARRVSTRRTGIAPVVAAVDALLNATRIGVGDVGAVARQHPGVRGLRQADEVLRLVDAGAESPKETWLRLLIRRQGFPPVQTQIEVRDEHGSFVARLDMGWPDLKIAIEYDGDQHRRDRRQYVRDMRRREELDRLGWIVVRVVAEDLEGQVVRRIQTARERAPRFTQGREIS is encoded by the coding sequence ATGGCCGAACCCTTCATCGGCGCCGAAGCGCTGGCTGCCGGCGTCATGACCCGACACCGGTTACGCAGCAGGTGTCGCCCCGTCCTGCCCGGCGTCTACGTCGACAACGCCGTCGAGCCGACGCTGCAGGTACGTACCCGAGCGGCATGGCTATGGTCGAAGCGGCAAGGCATCGTCGGCGGACCTGCAGCGTCGGCGCTGTTGGGTGCCAAGTGGGTCGATCCCGGTGTCGATGTCGACCTGTATTTCGCCAGCACCAGGCCCCCGCCTGGTGTTCGGACGCATCACGACCGCCTGCACACGACAGAACATGAACGGCTGCGCGGGATGACTGTCACCACCGCCGCGCGGACCGCGTTCGACCTGGCTCGGCGAGTGTCGACCAGGAGGACCGGCATCGCACCCGTGGTTGCTGCCGTCGACGCACTGCTGAACGCGACCCGCATCGGAGTCGGCGATGTCGGGGCCGTCGCTCGACAACACCCCGGCGTTCGTGGATTGCGGCAGGCCGATGAGGTGCTGCGGCTTGTCGATGCCGGTGCCGAGTCGCCGAAAGAGACGTGGCTGCGACTGTTGATCCGGAGGCAGGGTTTTCCGCCCGTGCAGACGCAGATCGAGGTTCGCGACGAGCACGGCAGCTTTGTCGCCCGGCTCGACATGGGCTGGCCCGATCTCAAAATCGCCATCGAGTACGACGGCGACCAGCACCGCAGGGACCGCCGCCAATACGTCCGGGACATGCGCCGTCGAGAAGAGCTGGATCGATTGGGCTGGATCGTCGTCCGCGTGGTGGCCGAGGATCTCGAGGGGCAGGTCGTCCGACGAATCCAGACCGCCCGCGAGCGAGCGCCGAGATTCACTCAGGGGCGGGAAATCTCGTAA
- a CDS encoding CYTH and CHAD domain-containing protein, with protein MPTAKPTRHKEIERKFDVTESTVSPSFDGLNAVARVELSPAESLDAVYYDTAGHDLAAHKITLRRRTGGSDEGWHLKLPAGADARTEVRVPLEAGTDTVPADLLDVVLAIVRDRPLAPVARISTTRHIQLLYGADGVALAEFCDDQVTAWATDGDEQAWREWELELLSPDADPALLGRLGNRLLDAGAAPAASGSKLARVLGSAPAPAPTPEDPVHRAVAEQVAELVEWDRAVRADVWDSVHQMRVTTRKLRSLLKESEESFGLTDDSWVLDELKALAAILGVARDAEVLAERYEKSLADLPAELVRGPVHERLVDGAQKRYAVGHRRSLAAMRTPRYFRLLDALEELATSEPVTTDGAEHKPVTVDSAYKRVRKAARAADEATEDRDEALHRIRKSAKRLRYTASALGADKVAGAAKEIQTLLGDHQDSHVSRAHLLQEAEAAHAAGEDTFTYGLLYQREYEFAEAARLQVEDALAALQKAVRKL; from the coding sequence ATGCCAACCGCGAAACCGACCCGGCACAAGGAGATCGAGCGCAAGTTCGACGTCACCGAATCCACGGTGTCGCCGTCCTTCGACGGACTGAACGCTGTCGCCCGGGTGGAGCTCTCCCCCGCCGAGTCACTCGACGCCGTCTACTACGACACCGCCGGCCATGACCTGGCCGCCCACAAGATCACCTTGCGCCGCCGCACCGGGGGCAGCGACGAGGGGTGGCACCTCAAACTGCCCGCGGGCGCCGACGCGCGCACCGAGGTCCGGGTGCCGCTGGAGGCCGGTACCGACACTGTGCCGGCCGACCTGCTCGACGTGGTGCTGGCGATCGTCCGGGACCGTCCACTGGCGCCCGTCGCACGCATCAGCACGACTCGCCACATCCAGCTGCTCTACGGCGCCGACGGGGTGGCGCTCGCCGAGTTCTGCGATGACCAGGTGACCGCATGGGCCACCGACGGTGACGAGCAGGCATGGCGGGAGTGGGAACTGGAACTGCTGTCCCCCGACGCCGACCCCGCGCTGTTGGGCCGGCTCGGCAATCGCCTGCTCGACGCCGGCGCCGCCCCCGCCGCCAGCGGGTCGAAGCTGGCCAGGGTCCTGGGCAGCGCCCCCGCCCCAGCACCGACGCCCGAGGATCCGGTGCACCGCGCGGTCGCCGAGCAGGTCGCCGAGCTGGTGGAATGGGACCGCGCCGTGCGCGCCGACGTCTGGGATTCGGTGCACCAGATGCGGGTCACCACCCGCAAGCTGCGCAGCCTGCTCAAGGAGTCCGAGGAGTCCTTCGGCCTGACCGACGACAGCTGGGTGCTGGACGAACTCAAGGCCCTGGCTGCCATCCTGGGCGTGGCCCGCGACGCCGAGGTGCTCGCCGAGCGGTACGAGAAGTCGCTGGCCGACCTGCCCGCCGAGCTGGTGCGCGGCCCGGTGCACGAGCGGCTGGTCGACGGCGCCCAGAAGCGTTACGCCGTCGGGCACCGCAGGTCGCTGGCCGCCATGCGCACCCCGCGCTACTTCCGGCTGCTGGACGCCCTCGAAGAGCTGGCCACCTCCGAGCCGGTGACCACCGACGGTGCCGAGCACAAGCCGGTGACCGTCGACTCGGCGTACAAGCGGGTCCGCAAGGCCGCCCGGGCCGCCGACGAGGCCACCGAGGACCGCGACGAAGCGCTCCACCGAATCCGCAAGAGCGCCAAGCGATTGCGATACACCGCCTCGGCACTGGGCGCCGACAAGGTGGCCGGCGCCGCCAAGGAGATCCAGACGCTGCTCGGCGACCATCAGGACAGCCACGTCAGCCGCGCCCACCTGCTGCAGGAGGCCGAGGCCGCCCACGCCGCCGGCGAGGACACCTTCACCTACGGATTGCTCTACCAACGCGAGTACGAGTTCGCCGAGGCGGCGCGGCTGCAGGTGGAGGATGCGCTGGCGGCGCTGCAGAAGGCGGTGCGCAAGCTCTGA
- a CDS encoding 5-oxoprolinase/urea amidolyase family protein, with translation MTAKVDVVEPGMLTTVQDWPGRIGYWHIGVPPSGPMDDLSFRLGNRLLGNAEGAPGLECTRGGPTLRFPDGARVCVTGAPAPVSVDGTAVPQWQSITVPPGGTLTVGMITGPGMRSYVLFSGGLVEPDYLDSTATFTMAAFGGHDGRALRAGDDLTISGDPGADEPAPERAARVAIEEQPSIGHRWELAVTEGPHGAPEFFTRADITTLLSTDYTVHFNSDRTGVRLEGPKPQWARTDGGEAGLHPSNIHDNAYCVGALDFTGDTPILLGPDGPSLGGFVCPLTVVRADRWKLGQLAPGDAVRFVPVRAQRAPSLDRLDVQRRASFPVVFSRSGDGDDGVLARFQTRDGTDVTLRRSGDGGVLIEYGPMLLDLAMRARVHVLYEELSRRGIDGITEMVPGVRSLQVQFDPSRLSIDELTELLAGIDETLPATEQLVVPSREVRLPLSWDDPSTHEAIQRYMHGVRADAPWCPWNIEFIRRINGLADVEAVHDIVYGAQYLVLGLGDVYLGAPVATPLDPRHRLVTTKYNPARTWTPENAVGIGGAYMCIYGMEGPGGYQFVGRTTQVWNHRHPRDAGSFEPGTPWLLRYFDRISFYPVRAAELMDLRADTAAGRGDVDIADGTFSLPDYLEFLAADADPIAAFRRQQADAFAAERQAWDTAGEFTRK, from the coding sequence ATGACCGCCAAAGTCGATGTGGTCGAGCCCGGGATGCTGACCACGGTGCAGGACTGGCCGGGCCGAATCGGCTACTGGCACATCGGCGTTCCGCCGTCGGGCCCCATGGACGACCTGTCGTTCCGCCTCGGCAACCGACTGCTGGGCAATGCCGAGGGCGCCCCCGGCCTGGAATGCACCCGCGGCGGTCCGACGTTGCGGTTCCCCGACGGCGCGCGGGTGTGCGTCACCGGAGCACCCGCGCCGGTCAGCGTCGACGGAACCGCTGTGCCGCAGTGGCAGTCCATTACCGTGCCGCCCGGGGGCACGCTGACGGTGGGAATGATCACCGGACCCGGCATGCGCAGCTACGTGCTGTTCTCCGGCGGCCTGGTGGAGCCCGACTACCTGGACAGCACAGCCACTTTCACCATGGCAGCATTCGGCGGGCACGACGGCCGGGCCCTGCGCGCCGGCGATGACCTGACCATCAGCGGTGACCCGGGGGCCGATGAACCGGCACCCGAGCGTGCCGCCCGGGTCGCGATCGAGGAACAGCCCAGCATCGGACACCGCTGGGAGCTGGCGGTCACCGAGGGTCCCCACGGGGCTCCGGAGTTCTTCACCCGCGCCGACATCACCACGCTGCTGAGCACGGACTACACCGTCCACTTCAACTCCGACCGCACCGGCGTGCGCCTGGAGGGACCCAAGCCGCAGTGGGCCCGCACCGACGGCGGCGAGGCCGGGTTGCACCCGTCGAACATCCACGACAACGCCTATTGTGTTGGTGCACTGGACTTCACCGGCGACACCCCGATCCTGCTCGGCCCGGACGGGCCCAGCCTCGGCGGCTTCGTCTGCCCCCTGACAGTGGTGCGCGCTGATCGCTGGAAGCTGGGTCAGCTGGCCCCGGGCGACGCCGTGCGGTTCGTCCCGGTGCGGGCGCAACGCGCCCCCTCGCTGGACCGCCTCGACGTGCAACGCAGAGCGTCGTTCCCGGTGGTGTTCTCCCGGTCCGGTGACGGCGACGACGGCGTGCTGGCCCGCTTCCAGACCCGGGACGGCACCGACGTGACCCTGCGACGCAGCGGCGACGGCGGGGTGCTCATCGAGTACGGGCCGATGCTGCTGGACCTGGCGATGCGCGCCCGCGTCCATGTGCTCTACGAGGAGCTCAGCCGGCGGGGCATCGACGGGATCACCGAGATGGTGCCGGGGGTGCGCTCGCTGCAGGTGCAGTTCGACCCGAGCAGGCTGAGCATCGACGAGCTCACCGAGCTGCTGGCGGGCATCGACGAAACCCTGCCGGCCACCGAGCAGCTGGTGGTGCCCAGCCGCGAGGTCCGCCTGCCACTGTCCTGGGACGACCCGTCGACGCACGAGGCGATTCAGCGCTACATGCACGGTGTGCGCGCCGACGCGCCCTGGTGTCCGTGGAACATCGAGTTCATCCGGCGGATCAACGGCCTGGCCGACGTCGAGGCGGTGCACGACATCGTCTATGGCGCCCAGTACCTGGTCCTCGGGCTCGGCGATGTCTACCTCGGCGCACCGGTGGCCACTCCTTTGGACCCGCGGCACCGACTGGTGACCACGAAGTACAACCCGGCCCGGACCTGGACCCCGGAGAACGCCGTCGGCATCGGCGGTGCCTACATGTGCATCTACGGCATGGAAGGCCCGGGCGGCTACCAGTTCGTGGGCCGTACCACCCAGGTGTGGAACCACCGGCATCCCCGCGATGCCGGTTCCTTCGAACCGGGCACGCCGTGGCTGCTGCGCTACTTCGACCGGATCAGCTTCTACCCGGTCAGGGCTGCCGAGCTGATGGATCTGCGGGCTGACACCGCCGCCGGCCGCGGGGACGTGGACATCGCAGACGGCACCTTCTCCCTGCCGGATTACCTGGAGTTCCTGGCCGCCGACGCCGACCCGATCGCGGCGTTCCGCCGCCAGCAGGCCGACGCCTTCGCCGCCGAACGCCAGGCGTGGGACACCGCCGGGGAGTTCACCAGAAAGTAG
- a CDS encoding enoyl-CoA hydratase/isomerase family protein: protein MTFDTLLFARDGAVATITLNRPAAANGMDDVLTRELAEVADTVAASDIKAVVITGAGRFFCAGGDLKAMAASPAGPGPFVASIADNLHRAVATFARMDAVLIAAVNGVAAGAGFSLAISADLVLASEAASFTMAYTKAGLSPDGSASYYLPRLVGPRRAAELMLTNRTLSAAEALEWGLVNEVVSGDVVARAGALAAQIATGARGSHAAVKKLILASHGNNIETQMALESELISANADGSDGREGIEAFLGKRAPKFA, encoded by the coding sequence ATGACCTTCGACACTCTGCTGTTCGCCCGAGACGGCGCCGTCGCCACCATCACCCTGAACCGCCCCGCGGCCGCCAACGGTATGGACGATGTGCTGACCCGCGAGCTGGCCGAGGTCGCCGACACGGTGGCGGCCTCCGACATCAAAGCAGTGGTGATCACCGGCGCCGGTCGATTCTTCTGTGCCGGAGGCGATCTCAAGGCCATGGCAGCCTCACCCGCCGGTCCCGGACCGTTTGTCGCGAGCATCGCCGACAACCTGCACCGGGCGGTGGCGACCTTCGCCCGGATGGACGCCGTGCTGATCGCAGCCGTCAACGGCGTCGCCGCGGGTGCCGGATTCTCCCTGGCCATCAGCGCCGACCTGGTGCTCGCGAGCGAAGCCGCCTCGTTCACCATGGCCTACACCAAGGCCGGGCTGAGCCCCGACGGTAGCGCGTCGTACTACCTGCCGCGCCTGGTCGGGCCGCGGCGGGCCGCCGAGTTGATGCTGACCAACCGGACGCTCTCGGCGGCCGAGGCGCTCGAGTGGGGCCTGGTCAACGAGGTGGTCTCCGGTGACGTGGTGGCCCGCGCCGGTGCGCTGGCCGCCCAGATCGCCACGGGCGCACGCGGTTCGCACGCCGCGGTGAAGAAACTCATACTGGCGTCCCATGGCAACAACATCGAGACGCAGATGGCGCTGGAGTCGGAATTGATCTCCGCCAACGCCGACGGCTCCGACGGCCGCGAGGGGATCGAGGCGTTCTTGGGCAAGCGGGCGCCGAAGTTCGCGTAG
- a CDS encoding HNH endonuclease signature motif containing protein yields the protein MGRSAVADREAMLAALAQIEELTARMNRLSIDAFSDAELLNVQQRREAVHRAQPVLDHRVYQRITSQSSPVALGAKNYAAVLSQRLRISTSEARRRLDEAALLGPRTSLTGEPLAPSMPTFARGQAQGLIGAEHIKHLRWFFSKLPLAVDFQTRANAEAKLAQHACELGPEAFRTAAAHMLYLLNQDGELSDEDRQALAYIRVGKQRPDGMRPFEGLLTPEAWATLEPLLERNAAPGMCNPADENPCLDGEPTEEQIRNDTRTTGKRNHDALLALCQRLLTTQPTGTVNGLPANVVITVSLTDLEKGTGHGLTAGGTLLPIADVLKFAAHSRPWLALFDGKGLPLHLGRARRTATLAQRLMLLAKHRGCTMPGCTASAYRSQVHHANQDWKDGGRTDIEDLTLACGPNNRMVETTGWTTRNRPEDGVTEWIPPPHLDCGQSRTNNLHHPERIIDPGDDP from the coding sequence ATGGGCAGATCGGCAGTCGCAGACCGAGAGGCGATGCTGGCTGCCCTGGCGCAGATCGAAGAACTGACCGCCCGGATGAATCGGCTGTCCATCGACGCGTTCTCCGATGCCGAGTTGTTGAATGTGCAGCAGCGCCGCGAAGCCGTGCACCGCGCGCAGCCGGTGCTCGATCATCGGGTGTATCAGCGGATCACGTCTCAGAGTTCACCGGTGGCCTTGGGTGCCAAGAATTACGCGGCAGTGCTGTCGCAGCGGCTGCGGATCTCCACCTCGGAGGCGCGCCGCCGGTTGGATGAGGCGGCGTTGTTGGGGCCGCGGACCTCGCTGACCGGTGAACCGCTGGCACCCTCCATGCCGACGTTCGCGCGCGGTCAGGCGCAGGGGTTGATCGGCGCCGAGCACATCAAGCATCTGCGGTGGTTCTTCAGCAAGCTGCCGTTGGCGGTGGATTTTCAGACCCGGGCCAACGCCGAGGCCAAGTTGGCCCAGCATGCCTGTGAGCTGGGGCCTGAGGCGTTCCGCACAGCCGCAGCGCACATGCTCTATCTGCTGAACCAGGACGGGGAGCTCTCCGATGAGGACCGTCAAGCCCTGGCCTACATCCGGGTCGGCAAGCAACGCCCCGACGGGATGCGGCCCTTCGAAGGCTTGTTGACCCCGGAGGCCTGGGCGACTCTGGAGCCGTTGCTGGAGCGCAACGCCGCCCCGGGGATGTGCAACCCGGCTGATGAGAACCCCTGCCTTGACGGTGAACCCACAGAAGAGCAGATACGCAACGACACCCGCACCACGGGCAAGCGGAATCACGACGCGCTGCTGGCGTTGTGCCAACGCCTGCTCACCACGCAGCCGACGGGGACCGTCAACGGATTACCGGCGAACGTGGTGATCACGGTGAGTCTGACCGATCTGGAGAAGGGCACCGGCCACGGGCTGACCGCCGGCGGCACGCTGCTGCCGATCGCCGATGTGCTGAAGTTCGCCGCCCACTCCCGCCCATGGCTGGCGCTGTTCGACGGCAAAGGGCTACCGCTGCATCTGGGCCGGGCCCGCCGGACCGCCACCCTCGCCCAGCGGTTGATGCTGCTCGCGAAGCACCGGGGCTGCACGATGCCCGGCTGCACCGCCAGCGCCTACCGTTCCCAGGTGCATCACGCCAATCAGGATTGGAAGGACGGTGGGCGCACCGACATCGAGGACCTGACGTTGGCGTGCGGGCCGAACAATCGGATGGTGGAGACCACCGGATGGACCACAAGAAACCGCCCCGAGGATGGTGTCACCGAGTGGATCCCGCCGCCACACCTCGACTGCGGCCAGTCCCGCACCAACAACCTCCACCACCCGGAACGGATCATCGACCCCGGCGACGACCCTTAA
- a CDS encoding IS110 family transposase: protein MNEPPTSTPKPTPTASSPPRPASVRSLAPSSPAVSGPHRFHSLAAIRAYSGLIPKLNQSGQTHQQTGLTKAGDPLLREALFAAADHARKTDPQLAAKYKRLMQTERHHDSALCHIATILLTRIATCLRTGQPYKMRDIDGRPIHADEGRKLVTAHHRVDQKIRVKAADTRRTQRLKGRTGRGQQESPSAPIHRPVNHSLEAAS, encoded by the coding sequence ATGAACGAGCCGCCAACCTCTACGCCGAAGCCGACCCCAACGGCATCATCGCCTCCGCGCCCGGCGTCGGTCCGATCATTGGCGCCGTCATCGCCGGCCGTCTCGGGACCCCACCGATTCCACTCGTTAGCTGCCATCCGCGCCTACTCCGGGCTGATTCCCAAGCTCAACCAGTCCGGGCAAACCCATCAACAGACCGGATTGACCAAGGCCGGCGATCCGCTGCTGCGGGAAGCGCTCTTCGCCGCCGCCGATCATGCCCGCAAGACCGATCCCCAGTTGGCCGCCAAGTACAAACGGCTCATGCAAACCGAGCGTCATCATGACTCAGCGCTCTGCCACATCGCCACCATACTGCTGACCCGTATCGCCACCTGCCTCCGCACAGGTCAGCCCTACAAAATGCGGGATATCGACGGCCGACCCATCCACGCTGACGAAGGCCGAAAATTGGTCACCGCCCACCACCGCGTCGACCAGAAGATTCGAGTCAAGGCCGCCGACACCCGCCGCACACAGCGACTCAAAGGAAGGACGGGCCGGGGACAACAGGAGTCGCCAAGCGCTCCAATCCACCGGCCCGTCAACCACAGTCTAGAAGCCGCCTCATGA
- a CDS encoding TetR/AcrR family transcriptional regulator, whose amino-acid sequence MRTDGRGRPRLEQSRRPGNTAREEILDAAAELFTTHGFASTSTRAIADAVGMRQASLYHHFATKDDLLDALLADTVDAPLALAGELLTESSSAVPRLHLLVVSDVRQLCGSRWNLGALYLLPELRVARFEGFRQRRATLRAHYGALSARVIDECDGPAEAADLPFRLVESVINRRSDDQQCPPEQPWVIAEGALRVLGWAGDTQVLRQGTADRLDAPVNVTA is encoded by the coding sequence ATGCGCACCGACGGCCGCGGACGCCCCCGGCTGGAGCAATCCCGACGGCCGGGCAACACCGCCCGCGAGGAGATCCTCGACGCTGCCGCGGAACTGTTCACCACCCACGGCTTCGCCAGCACCTCCACCCGGGCCATCGCCGACGCGGTCGGCATGCGGCAGGCCTCGCTCTATCACCACTTCGCGACCAAGGACGACCTGCTGGACGCGTTGCTGGCCGACACCGTGGACGCCCCGCTGGCCCTGGCGGGCGAACTGCTGACCGAATCGTCGTCGGCCGTCCCGCGGCTGCACCTGCTGGTGGTGAGCGACGTGCGCCAACTGTGCGGCAGCCGGTGGAATCTGGGCGCCCTGTACCTGCTGCCCGAACTCCGGGTGGCACGGTTCGAAGGCTTCCGGCAGCGGCGCGCCACCCTGCGGGCGCACTACGGTGCGTTGTCGGCGCGGGTGATCGACGAATGCGACGGCCCCGCCGAGGCCGCGGACCTGCCGTTCCGGCTGGTGGAATCGGTGATCAACCGCCGCTCCGATGATCAGCAGTGCCCGCCGGAGCAACCCTGGGTGATCGCCGAGGGCGCGCTGCGGGTGCTGGGCTGGGCCGGTGACACCCAGGTGCTGCGGCAGGGCACGGCAGACCGGCTGGATGCACCGGTTAACGTCACGGCATGA